The following coding sequences lie in one Pontibacter sp. G13 genomic window:
- a CDS encoding HD domain-containing protein — protein sequence MEKTTTLNKIINDPVHGFIEVQKGAILPLIDTPPFQRLRRIKQMGLGSLVYPGAVHSRFNHALGAMHLMRQALDTLRRKEVEISDEEYFSALTAILMHDLGHGPYSHALERVIIPGLHHERMSLALMEMLNRQFGGELDMAIDIFTGDYPRKFLHQLVSSQLDMDRMDYLIRDSFFTGVAEGIVGIDRIIKILNVHKDELVCEYKGIYSLEKFIIARRLMYWQVYLHKAAMTAEYLLVNCLKRVRELVEQGEPVFLDENLGYFFHQSISTEDLTQEVLDRFNLLDDNDIDFHLKKWQFSEDRVLSDLCKRILSRNLLKLNMRSNPIDEGELAELRKAWMKHSGCTEEEVKYYVFGGKVSNQAYIEGNHEPILVWHKSGEVLDLAEASDMDNIHALASPVTKYYICFPEELRKTPAGLS from the coding sequence TTGGAAAAAACCACTACCCTCAACAAGATCATCAATGACCCCGTGCATGGGTTCATTGAGGTTCAAAAAGGAGCGATCCTCCCACTGATCGATACGCCCCCCTTTCAACGCCTCCGACGGATCAAGCAGATGGGCCTGGGCTCACTCGTCTATCCCGGCGCCGTCCACTCCCGATTCAACCACGCCCTCGGCGCTATGCACCTCATGCGCCAAGCACTGGATACCCTCCGTAGAAAAGAAGTCGAGATTTCGGACGAAGAATACTTCTCCGCACTCACGGCCATCTTGATGCACGACCTTGGCCACGGACCGTATTCCCATGCGCTTGAACGGGTGATCATCCCCGGTCTTCATCATGAACGTATGAGCCTCGCCTTGATGGAAATGCTCAATCGTCAATTTGGTGGCGAACTGGATATGGCCATCGACATCTTCACAGGGGATTATCCTCGGAAATTCCTCCACCAATTGGTCTCTAGCCAGCTGGACATGGATCGAATGGATTACCTGATTCGGGATTCCTTTTTCACAGGGGTAGCTGAAGGCATTGTGGGAATTGACAGAATCATCAAAATCCTCAATGTCCATAAAGACGAGTTGGTCTGCGAATACAAAGGGATCTACTCTCTGGAAAAATTCATCATCGCACGAAGGCTGATGTACTGGCAGGTATATCTCCACAAGGCTGCCATGACTGCGGAATACCTCTTGGTCAATTGTCTCAAGCGCGTCCGAGAACTCGTAGAGCAGGGCGAACCTGTATTTCTGGATGAAAACCTGGGATACTTTTTCCACCAATCCATCAGCACCGAAGATTTGACCCAAGAAGTACTGGATCGATTCAATCTGCTGGATGACAACGACATCGATTTCCACCTCAAGAAATGGCAGTTTTCCGAGGATCGGGTCCTTTCTGATCTTTGCAAACGCATCCTAAGCCGCAATCTGCTCAAGCTCAACATGCGTTCGAATCCGATAGACGAAGGCGAACTTGCCGAGCTGCGCAAAGCTTGGATGAAGCATTCTGGCTGTACCGAGGAAGAAGTCAAATACTACGTGTTTGGGGGCAAAGTCTCCAACCAAGCCTACATCGAAGGCAATCACGAGCCGATTCTCGTGTGGCATAAGTCCGGAGAAGTCCTCGATCTTGCGGAGGCCTCGGACATGGACAACATTCATGCACTGGCCTCTCCAGTCACCAAATACTATATCTGTTTCCCAGAGGAATTGCGGAAGACCCCCGCGGGCTTGTCATAA
- a CDS encoding HAD family hydrolase, which translates to MQEIIDRPRVFFSDLDGTLLNREAQLSAFTRKHFEELLQMGMPIGLATARSIVSVRSIFGDISCELPIVCANGAFISDMKTGEHLSVQAMGEGVSQRLMDELNAAKLVPFISSHDRGVDHIYMQPVHNAGTEYYYQDRTNDGDPRIRLVEGWDAPFREQIVSFNVIAPKAQLKEMEQSLKEQFADELNFYGYSDWYHPDWYWLSSYDKAATKASAIRQVMNQQGWNDRHLTVFGDQTNDIPMFEDADHAVATANACAEILSLADEIIGNHEEDAVVKYLLDVKDRVM; encoded by the coding sequence ATGCAAGAAATCATCGACCGCCCACGGGTATTTTTCTCAGATCTAGACGGAACACTCCTCAACCGTGAGGCCCAACTCTCGGCGTTCACCCGCAAGCACTTCGAGGAATTGCTGCAAATGGGGATGCCCATCGGCTTGGCCACAGCTCGAAGCATTGTCTCCGTGCGGAGTATTTTCGGGGATATCTCCTGCGAACTTCCCATTGTCTGTGCCAATGGGGCATTCATTTCCGACATGAAAACGGGGGAACATCTGTCTGTCCAAGCGATGGGGGAGGGGGTATCCCAGCGACTCATGGATGAGTTGAATGCCGCGAAATTGGTGCCCTTCATCTCAAGTCACGACCGGGGCGTTGACCACATTTATATGCAACCTGTCCACAATGCTGGCACCGAATACTACTATCAGGATCGAACGAACGATGGTGATCCAAGGATCAGATTGGTGGAAGGTTGGGATGCGCCTTTTCGGGAACAGATCGTTTCCTTCAACGTGATCGCTCCCAAGGCCCAACTCAAGGAGATGGAGCAATCGCTGAAGGAGCAGTTTGCCGATGAGCTGAATTTCTATGGCTATAGTGACTGGTATCATCCCGATTGGTACTGGCTCTCAAGCTATGACAAGGCCGCTACCAAGGCTTCTGCCATCCGTCAGGTGATGAATCAACAGGGTTGGAACGACCGCCACTTGACGGTTTTTGGCGATCAGACCAACGACATTCCCATGTTTGAGGATGCGGATCATGCCGTGGCCACCGCCAATGCCTGTGCCGAAATCCTGTCCCTGGCGGACGAAATCATCGGGAATCACGAGGAAGATGCGGTCGTGAAGTACCTGCTCGATGTGAAGGATCGAGTGATGTGA
- a CDS encoding MaoC family dehydratase has product MLQEGQTYEQSFSFSQSDVDTFAQISGDKNPIHIDAEYAANTPYKRPIIHGFLGGSIISKILGMDFPGEGTVYLKQEMSFRKPMFVDTPYKAVITVEEVSRTRHIATLKTAIVNEETGKPVLTGKAQVMHAEKI; this is encoded by the coding sequence ATGCTCCAAGAAGGCCAAACATACGAACAGTCATTCTCCTTCAGCCAGTCTGACGTGGACACATTCGCCCAGATCAGCGGTGACAAAAACCCCATCCACATCGATGCCGAATATGCCGCCAACACGCCGTACAAGCGTCCCATCATCCACGGATTCCTCGGAGGCAGCATCATCTCCAAAATCCTCGGCATGGATTTCCCCGGAGAAGGCACCGTGTACCTCAAGCAAGAAATGAGCTTCCGCAAGCCCATGTTCGTCGACACGCCCTACAAGGCCGTCATCACCGTCGAGGAAGTCAGCCGCACACGTCACATCGCCACCCTCAAGACGGCCATCGTCAATGAGGAAACCGGCAAACCCGTCCTCACCGGCAAGGCCCAAGTCATGCACGCCGAAAAAATCTAG
- a CDS encoding T9SS type A sorting domain-containing protein, producing the protein MKYLLLVACLISSFPLYAQQEWSWLSRPEEWTHSSLFEWSQRVNDQILNKTDPWTNKVEFVYSTKLDSAVERLEETGEKLRKFFYGYDADGYQVEEFTYHWDASEGDWIPYEWAVNERNLDGSIREMAIYRWGGEWVGVFRFKHSYGSDGELLEYLSYDWNVVDQEWTPYWKRTYQYRRKGTRIHILEYIWDNTQTDWVGQFRYYEEYNSDGVRLDMIQEIWNPSSQSWDYQLREQVLVDPDGYWQDEIRSRFEGASGWEPFSKVKLRFDEANRQVAEFHYDWVVSSQLWRPLTRTQKEWGIHGIDLEVSEVWSQSQAEWQKSEEKQYRYDPDGRLNRILSNVFDTNSRELLIQYSQNRKVEALGNLLKKNLLYRNSHGDPWAVNFQYDYQYSYEESGGYVLGISASPNLRISHRFQTHTDRVRLVDYFYSEFEGAYEADLEPYPNPSSGQVFWEVGVRVQADVFLYDLQGRLVGQAEVLRGKPVDFQEVPGGIYIWVLIGDGIFDRGKIQMN; encoded by the coding sequence TTGAAATATCTTCTACTCGTCGCTTGCTTGATTTCCAGCTTTCCCCTGTATGCTCAACAAGAATGGTCGTGGCTGTCTCGTCCGGAAGAATGGACGCATTCCTCTCTCTTTGAATGGAGTCAGCGTGTCAATGACCAAATCTTGAATAAGACCGATCCATGGACCAATAAGGTGGAGTTTGTGTATAGTACCAAGCTGGATTCAGCCGTGGAACGTCTTGAAGAAACGGGGGAAAAACTCAGGAAATTTTTCTACGGTTATGATGCTGACGGGTATCAGGTGGAGGAATTTACCTACCACTGGGATGCGAGTGAAGGAGATTGGATACCCTATGAATGGGCAGTTAATGAACGGAATTTGGATGGAAGCATCCGTGAAATGGCCATCTATCGTTGGGGTGGGGAGTGGGTAGGTGTATTTCGGTTTAAGCATTCCTATGGATCTGATGGAGAGTTACTTGAATATTTGTCCTATGATTGGAATGTGGTGGATCAAGAATGGACCCCCTATTGGAAGCGAACGTACCAATATCGCCGAAAGGGGACTAGAATTCACATCCTTGAATATATCTGGGATAATACTCAGACAGATTGGGTCGGTCAATTTCGCTATTATGAAGAATACAACTCGGATGGAGTGCGATTGGATATGATTCAGGAGATCTGGAATCCATCGAGCCAATCTTGGGATTACCAGTTGCGGGAACAGGTGTTGGTCGATCCGGATGGATATTGGCAGGATGAGATCAGGTCTCGTTTTGAAGGGGCTTCAGGTTGGGAACCTTTTTCTAAAGTTAAACTCCGGTTCGATGAGGCCAATCGGCAAGTGGCAGAATTTCATTACGATTGGGTCGTCTCTTCACAGCTGTGGCGGCCGCTGACTAGAACACAAAAGGAGTGGGGAATCCATGGGATAGATCTAGAGGTTTCAGAAGTGTGGTCTCAATCTCAAGCGGAATGGCAAAAAAGTGAGGAAAAGCAATACCGATACGACCCAGATGGAAGATTGAATCGAATTCTGTCGAATGTATTTGATACAAACTCTAGGGAATTACTCATTCAATACAGCCAGAATCGAAAGGTGGAGGCGTTGGGGAATCTCCTGAAGAAAAATTTACTCTATCGGAACTCCCACGGGGATCCTTGGGCTGTCAATTTTCAATACGACTATCAGTATAGCTACGAGGAATCCGGAGGGTATGTGTTGGGCATCTCAGCAAGTCCCAATCTCCGAATCTCACATCGATTTCAGACCCATACCGATCGAGTACGCTTGGTAGATTACTTCTATTCTGAATTTGAAGGGGCCTATGAAGCCGATTTGGAGCCTTATCCCAATCCCAGTTCGGGACAGGTTTTTTGGGAGGTTGGTGTTCGGGTTCAAGCGGATGTCTTTCTGTACGATCTGCAAGGACGATTGGTGGGTCAGGCAGAAGTGCTCCGTGGAAAGCCGGTTGACTTTCAGGAGGTTCCCGGAGGAATTTACATTTGGGTGCTGATTGGAGACGGGATCTTTGATCGAGGGAAGATTCAGATGAATTGA
- a CDS encoding alanine dehydrogenase — MGKREFSLDRGLFSDVFPGSWAMPQELAVKSQKTRKSLRIGVPKETFYQENRVAITPDTVGVLVANGHQVFIEHEAGKGARYADTDFSEEGAVICYKVEDVFKQADIILKVSPLSKLELNLLRENQVLFSAVNLGSLSPDYLNALIKKNITAIGFEFYRSSDGSLPLVQMMSEIAGVSSIHIASELLTGHNEGQGILLGGITGIPPAEITIVGAGTVGFNAAQTAMGMGARVRIIDEEIYKLRRIEKELGINVYTSVAQRNYIREAVIASDVVIGAAYREGQRAPMVVSEDMIKEMKDGAVIIDVSIDQGGCIETSRVSTHDQPTFVKHGVIHYCVPNIASRVARTASIAISNILGPLLVQIGDSGGLDNLVKYNDGLKQGIYIYRRHLTKKNIANLFGMSMNYRDIELLIVTM, encoded by the coding sequence ATGGGTAAGCGAGAGTTTTCTTTGGACAGGGGGTTGTTTTCGGATGTGTTTCCGGGTTCATGGGCCATGCCCCAAGAATTGGCCGTGAAATCACAGAAAACACGCAAAAGTCTTCGAATTGGGGTTCCCAAGGAAACCTTCTATCAGGAAAATCGAGTGGCCATCACGCCAGATACCGTAGGGGTTTTGGTAGCCAATGGGCATCAAGTCTTCATCGAGCATGAAGCTGGAAAGGGCGCTCGCTATGCAGACACGGATTTTTCGGAAGAAGGAGCGGTGATCTGTTACAAAGTGGAGGATGTCTTCAAGCAAGCTGATATCATCCTCAAGGTATCCCCCCTTTCCAAGCTAGAGCTCAATCTGCTCCGCGAAAATCAGGTGCTCTTCTCAGCTGTCAATCTGGGGTCTCTCTCCCCGGACTACCTCAACGCACTCATCAAAAAGAACATCACGGCCATCGGCTTCGAATTTTATCGGAGTTCAGATGGCTCTTTGCCTTTGGTGCAGATGATGTCCGAGATTGCGGGCGTTTCCTCGATTCATATCGCTTCCGAATTGCTGACAGGTCACAATGAAGGTCAGGGAATATTGCTCGGAGGGATCACGGGTATTCCTCCCGCTGAAATCACCATTGTCGGAGCTGGAACAGTCGGATTCAACGCCGCACAGACTGCCATGGGAATGGGCGCACGGGTGCGAATCATCGACGAGGAGATCTATAAACTGAGACGGATCGAGAAGGAGCTAGGGATCAATGTCTACACGTCCGTCGCTCAGCGCAATTATATCAGGGAGGCAGTGATTGCTTCCGATGTGGTGATCGGGGCCGCATATCGTGAAGGCCAACGCGCACCGATGGTTGTGTCTGAGGACATGATCAAGGAAATGAAGGATGGTGCGGTCATCATCGATGTGTCGATTGATCAAGGGGGGTGTATCGAAACCAGTCGCGTATCCACCCACGATCAGCCTACCTTTGTCAAGCACGGAGTCATTCATTATTGTGTGCCCAATATCGCTTCCCGAGTGGCTAGAACTGCTTCTATAGCCATCAGCAATATCCTCGGACCTCTGCTCGTCCAGATTGGAGATTCTGGAGGGCTAGACAATCTCGTCAAATACAATGACGGTCTCAAGCAAGGGATCTACATCTACCGCCGTCATCTCACCAAGAAGAACATCGCCAACCTGTTTGGCATGAGCATGAACTATCGAGACATCGAATTGCTCATCGTTACGATGTAG
- a CDS encoding alpha/beta hydrolase, whose protein sequence is MKNIAQTQSKTVVFIHGLFMNNHTWDGWKVLFEQSGYTCYAPAHPKHAGQPAALRANPPKGLADIQFQDWLSQLEAFIDSLPEKPILVGHSFGGLTAQKLVASGRAEAAILISSAPPKGISTFKWDFIRANLKVINPFKGKSIFNPQEAEYKRWFHFAITNTLSKGESDALFDQFAVPESRETPRAATQDIASIDTATPHVPLLFVGGLEDVIVPNVLLQKTVDAYTDPNSIVDSTFYAGKDHFICGAPGWQEVAENCLNWLSKVLPEAKFETQIGQ, encoded by the coding sequence ATGAAAAACATCGCCCAAACCCAGTCCAAGACAGTGGTATTCATCCATGGCCTATTTATGAATAACCATACTTGGGATGGCTGGAAGGTACTTTTCGAGCAATCTGGCTATACCTGTTATGCTCCGGCCCATCCCAAACATGCAGGCCAACCAGCTGCCCTCCGAGCGAATCCACCCAAAGGTCTGGCGGACATTCAATTTCAGGATTGGCTCTCCCAACTGGAAGCATTCATAGATTCCCTGCCGGAAAAACCGATTCTGGTTGGGCACTCATTTGGGGGACTCACCGCGCAGAAGCTGGTGGCATCGGGTCGAGCAGAGGCGGCCATTCTGATCAGCAGTGCACCTCCCAAAGGCATCAGCACCTTCAAATGGGATTTCATCCGAGCCAACCTCAAAGTCATCAACCCTTTCAAGGGAAAATCCATCTTCAATCCTCAGGAGGCCGAATACAAGCGTTGGTTCCACTTTGCGATCACCAACACCTTATCCAAAGGCGAATCAGACGCCCTATTCGACCAATTTGCTGTCCCTGAAAGCAGAGAAACTCCAAGGGCCGCCACCCAAGACATTGCCTCCATTGACACAGCCACCCCACATGTACCGCTGCTCTTCGTCGGGGGATTGGAAGATGTGATCGTTCCGAATGTCCTACTCCAAAAGACCGTGGACGCCTACACTGACCCTAACAGCATCGTAGATTCAACATTCTATGCGGGGAAAGACCACTTCATCTGTGGCGCACCGGGTTGGCAGGAAGTGGCGGAGAACTGCCTGAATTGGCTTTCCAAAGTGCTACCCGAAGCGAAATTCGAGACGCAAATCGGTCAATAG
- a CDS encoding Crp/Fnr family transcriptional regulator — translation MFSSKPYLDLDKLLKWNLEFDLKLTQKAVQKGEIFLKEGQPCHHLYYIQQGFIRVYYLDLAGKEITHWFCGQDSIITSPFSYVRGERNILFFEALEGTELTLISAQQINSLIQHVPALGTGLREMNAEFAMVLSRRIMSIHTETAEERYLHLMEEHPLIFQKAKLSHIASFLGITQQSLSRIRKNL, via the coding sequence ATGTTCAGCTCCAAACCCTATCTAGATCTAGACAAATTGCTCAAGTGGAATCTTGAGTTCGACCTGAAGCTCACCCAGAAGGCGGTTCAGAAGGGGGAGATCTTCCTCAAGGAAGGGCAACCATGCCATCACCTTTACTATATCCAGCAGGGATTTATCCGGGTCTACTATCTGGATCTGGCGGGCAAGGAGATCACCCACTGGTTTTGCGGACAAGATTCCATCATCACGTCCCCTTTCAGCTACGTCAGGGGCGAACGAAACATCCTCTTTTTCGAGGCGCTTGAGGGCACCGAACTGACCCTGATCAGTGCCCAGCAGATCAACTCCCTGATCCAGCATGTTCCGGCGCTCGGAACGGGATTGCGAGAAATGAACGCCGAATTTGCGATGGTCTTGAGCAGGCGCATCATGAGCATCCACACGGAGACCGCCGAAGAACGGTACCTCCACTTGATGGAGGAGCATCCACTCATTTTCCAAAAGGCCAAGTTATCCCACATTGCCTCCTTTCTCGGCATCACCCAGCAGAGCCTCAGCAGAATCCGAAAAAATCTATAG
- a CDS encoding GNAT family N-acetyltransferase, which produces MREHLDPQASPAESGAEKSHPLQLPQFSLRKAVRPLIAKPAPVLEVAEGLALRSLEPDDEHLLYDLVERNRSHLESWLSWIEQIKTLRDCRRFVDKTRYNDIFSGRWVYGVWYEDALVGLLDFNEGDRTLNQISIGYWLDEAHQGRGIVTRCVVKALDYVFSSEEIARILIKCATTNKKSQAIPERLGFTFEGVDKDAGTVQGKLVDMATYSMLYREWMEHQAKRASNTQP; this is translated from the coding sequence ATGAGAGAGCACCTTGATCCGCAAGCTTCCCCCGCTGAATCTGGGGCAGAAAAATCCCATCCACTTCAACTTCCGCAATTTTCGTTGAGAAAGGCGGTCAGACCCCTGATTGCCAAACCCGCTCCCGTACTGGAGGTGGCCGAAGGGCTCGCCCTGAGATCCCTGGAGCCGGACGACGAACACCTGTTATATGATTTGGTCGAAAGAAATCGTTCACATCTGGAATCGTGGCTAAGCTGGATCGAGCAGATCAAAACTTTGCGCGACTGCCGACGGTTTGTGGACAAGACCCGCTACAACGATATTTTCTCTGGAAGATGGGTGTACGGAGTCTGGTATGAGGATGCGCTAGTGGGGCTGTTGGACTTCAACGAGGGGGATCGTACCTTGAATCAGATCTCCATCGGCTACTGGTTGGACGAGGCGCATCAGGGACGTGGGATTGTAACCCGATGTGTAGTGAAGGCGCTGGATTATGTGTTTTCCTCCGAGGAGATCGCCCGAATTCTCATCAAATGCGCCACCACCAACAAGAAGAGTCAGGCGATTCCCGAACGGCTGGGATTTACCTTCGAAGGGGTAGACAAGGACGCGGGAACCGTGCAAGGGAAATTGGTCGATATGGCCACATATAGTATGCTCTACCGTGAATGGATGGAGCATCAAGCAAAACGAGCATCGAATACACAACCATAG
- a CDS encoding Hsp20/alpha crystallin family protein: MMTTRTSVHPAHPFRAFFGPRWAQEVTQQTPTSFRPAVNVKETDTAFEIELVAPGFTKEDFKLELEQEVLTLRAELQEDQTETEVTYTRREFTLKSFKRTFHLPESVNTEEIVAKYEQGILNVVLPKQPEAIPAPARLIDIA; this comes from the coding sequence ATGATGACCACTAGAACATCCGTACACCCCGCTCATCCATTCCGCGCATTTTTCGGACCTCGATGGGCGCAAGAAGTAACCCAGCAAACGCCCACTTCCTTTCGCCCTGCGGTGAACGTGAAGGAGACCGATACTGCCTTTGAGATCGAATTGGTGGCCCCCGGTTTCACCAAGGAAGACTTCAAACTGGAACTCGAGCAAGAGGTACTGACTTTGCGTGCGGAGCTTCAGGAAGACCAGACCGAAACGGAAGTCACGTACACCCGACGTGAATTCACGCTGAAGAGCTTCAAGCGTACGTTCCATCTTCCTGAGTCGGTGAATACCGAGGAGATTGTCGCAAAGTACGAGCAAGGCATCCTGAATGTCGTGTTGCCCAAGCAACCCGAGGCCATTCCTGCCCCTGCACGACTGATCGACATCGCATAG
- the tsaE gene encoding tRNA (adenosine(37)-N6)-threonylcarbamoyltransferase complex ATPase subunit type 1 TsaE encodes MNEELYTSKAEADNLGIARQILEAASSSRVFALYGNLGAGKTTLVKRFCEVLGVTESVTSPTFTLVNEYQGEDGRVCHFDFYRIKSEWEAYDMGCAEYFDSGDYCFVEWPERVDSLLPPDMAQIHIESMGETERAIRLIF; translated from the coding sequence ATGAATGAGGAATTATACACCAGTAAGGCTGAAGCCGACAATTTAGGCATCGCCAGACAGATACTTGAGGCGGCATCATCGTCGCGAGTGTTTGCGTTGTATGGGAATTTGGGAGCAGGTAAGACTACCCTGGTAAAGCGATTTTGCGAAGTCCTCGGAGTAACTGAATCGGTGACGAGTCCCACTTTCACCTTGGTCAATGAGTATCAAGGAGAGGACGGAAGAGTTTGCCATTTTGATTTTTATCGAATCAAATCTGAATGGGAAGCTTACGACATGGGATGTGCAGAGTATTTTGACTCTGGAGACTATTGCTTTGTAGAATGGCCTGAGCGCGTCGATAGCCTCTTGCCGCCTGATATGGCACAAATTCATATCGAATCAATGGGTGAAACCGAACGCGCAATTCGACTAATTTTCTGA
- a CDS encoding Hsp20/alpha crystallin family protein, producing MMTNRTTVHPAHPFRAFFGPRWAQEVAKQTSNSFRPAVNVKETDTTFELELVAPGFSKEEIKLEIDQDLLTLKADHTDTQENQGETFTRREFRKQSFKRAFQLPETVNTEEISAKYENGILHVVLPKQEAAIPAPARLIDIA from the coding sequence ATGATGACCAACAGAACCACCGTACACCCAGCCCACCCTTTCCGCGCATTTTTCGGACCTCGATGGGCCCAAGAAGTTGCCAAGCAAACGTCCAATTCCTTTCGCCCTGCGGTGAACGTGAAGGAAACGGACACCACCTTTGAATTGGAATTGGTGGCCCCGGGATTCAGCAAGGAGGAGATCAAGCTTGAAATCGATCAGGACCTATTGACCCTGAAGGCAGATCATACCGATACCCAAGAGAATCAAGGCGAGACATTCACCCGCCGGGAATTCCGCAAGCAGAGCTTCAAGCGCGCATTCCAACTTCCGGAGACGGTGAATACGGAGGAGATTTCCGCCAAATATGAAAACGGGATCTTGCATGTCGTACTACCCAAGCAAGAAGCGGCGATTCCCGCTCCTGCTCGACTGATCGACATCGCATAG
- a CDS encoding response regulator: MANAKILWVDDEVELLKAHIMFLKGKEFDVESVSNGVDALEMIQEQAYDVVFLDEQMPGMDGLTVLGEIQRINPNIPVIMITKSEEEQIMEDALGAQITDYLIKPVKPSQILLALKKVLENKRLITERVNSGYQQDFRNIAMQFFEANSHEDWMDIYRKLMFWEGKMEENVDKSMEEVLNHQLAEANTNFGRFVARNYLDWVNSRDLVDRPLLSPDIIPQTVFPHLDGGYDSVFFILVDCLRFDQWKAFEALVAEHFYVDREDAYFSILPTATQYARNAIFSGMMPLEISQRYANYWKNDDEEGGKNLHEADLLAQQLKRNRINAKYSYHKVITPDDGKNLADNIHNLLNNDLNFIVYNFIDLLSHSRTEMNIIKELAPNEAAYRSLSRSWLEYSPLMKALQQLSKKNVKIILTTDHGTIRVKKPVRIIGDRTTTTNLRYKQGKNLNYDEKAKYLFTIRKPEDAMLPKTRVSSTYVFTMEDYFFAYPNNYNYYVNYFRDTFQHGGISLEEQVIPIIELSPKNR, from the coding sequence ATGGCAAACGCAAAAATCCTGTGGGTAGATGATGAAGTCGAGTTGCTCAAGGCGCATATCATGTTCCTCAAAGGCAAGGAATTCGATGTGGAATCCGTGAGCAATGGCGTGGACGCTTTGGAGATGATTCAGGAGCAAGCCTACGATGTCGTGTTTTTGGATGAACAAATGCCGGGCATGGATGGCCTAACCGTACTTGGAGAGATTCAACGGATCAATCCCAATATCCCCGTCATCATGATCACCAAGTCCGAAGAGGAGCAGATCATGGAAGACGCTTTGGGGGCTCAGATCACCGATTACCTCATTAAACCGGTGAAACCCAGCCAGATTCTACTCGCCTTGAAGAAGGTGTTGGAAAATAAGCGATTGATCACTGAGCGCGTCAACTCTGGATACCAGCAGGACTTTCGGAATATCGCCATGCAGTTTTTCGAAGCGAATAGCCACGAGGATTGGATGGACATCTACCGCAAGCTCATGTTCTGGGAGGGGAAGATGGAGGAGAATGTCGACAAGAGCATGGAGGAGGTCCTCAATCACCAGCTCGCGGAGGCCAATACGAACTTTGGTCGGTTTGTCGCTCGAAATTATCTGGATTGGGTAAACTCCCGTGATTTGGTGGATCGTCCCCTGCTTTCCCCCGATATTATTCCCCAGACGGTATTTCCCCATTTGGATGGAGGGTATGACAGTGTCTTCTTCATCTTGGTGGACTGCCTTCGATTTGACCAATGGAAAGCTTTTGAAGCGCTCGTTGCTGAGCATTTCTACGTAGACCGAGAGGATGCCTACTTCTCTATCTTGCCGACTGCTACCCAATATGCCCGAAATGCCATTTTCTCAGGCATGATGCCGTTGGAAATTTCCCAGCGATACGCCAACTACTGGAAGAATGACGACGAAGAGGGAGGCAAGAACCTGCATGAGGCGGATCTGTTGGCGCAGCAATTGAAGCGCAATCGCATCAATGCCAAGTATAGCTATCACAAGGTGATTACCCCCGATGATGGCAAAAACTTGGCGGACAATATTCACAATCTCCTCAACAATGATCTGAATTTCATTGTCTACAACTTCATCGATTTGCTTTCCCACTCTCGGACGGAAATGAATATCATCAAGGAGTTGGCGCCCAATGAAGCTGCTTATCGCTCTCTTTCCCGATCTTGGTTGGAGTATTCTCCGCTGATGAAAGCCCTCCAGCAATTGAGCAAGAAAAACGTCAAGATCATTCTCACCACCGACCATGGTACGATCCGCGTCAAGAAGCCCGTTCGGATCATTGGCGACCGTACCACCACCACCAATCTGCGCTACAAGCAGGGAAAAAACCTCAATTACGACGAGAAGGCGAAGTATCTGTTTACCATTCGGAAGCCTGAGGATGCCATGCTCCCCAAGACCCGAGTGAGTAGTACCTATGTCTTCACGATGGAGGATTACTTCTTCGCCTATCCCAATAATTACAATTACTATGTCAATTATTTCCGGGATACCTTCCAACATGGAGGAATCAGCTTGGAAGAACAGGTCATTCCCATTATTGAATTGTCTCCCAAAAACCGATAG